From a region of the Candidatus Brocadia sp. genome:
- a CDS encoding ISNCY family transposase, producing the protein MRKRFEQQLKLGIIPISGVKLPIKSRDELPPILRALQHIYVTPELNEEVFRILEAKVTKGKKKTGRYGMDLWHILVLSVVRLGLDADYDRLEDFANHHKLIRQIMGVETAFGEAKVFSMQSIKDNIRLLDEETLRQINEVVISSGHQLVKKKDEGLCIKVDTYVLETNVHFPTDMNLLWDAGRKSLDMIEDAIEEGILAGKGWRKSKYWRRELKKLMRISAKASSSGGKNKEEHVRSYLELSRGLSEKIGASLLAIYEKVLTTNQVDKHAGKIGTLEYFHGMLNKQIDLVERRVIRDEVIPAAEKVHSLFEPHTEWLYKGKSNKRVELGHNILVASDQWGFIVDHVVGEKQADVSLVIPLADRLLSRYGEGTIKSISFDKGFYKKENKELLSLYIPEVILPKKGKKNKAEQEEESGKTFKKLRHKHSAVESDINRLEHHGLDRCPDKGLHAFKRYCAMGVLAANLHKLGNVLQEKARKQCEKLRKAA; encoded by the coding sequence ATGAGAAAGAGATTTGAGCAGCAATTGAAGCTTGGCATCATACCCATTTCAGGGGTAAAACTGCCAATAAAGAGTCGAGATGAGCTACCACCGATACTGAGGGCGTTGCAACATATCTATGTTACACCGGAGTTGAACGAGGAGGTATTCCGGATATTAGAGGCGAAGGTAACGAAGGGGAAGAAAAAGACGGGAAGATATGGGATGGATTTATGGCATATTTTGGTGTTGTCGGTGGTAAGATTAGGGTTAGATGCCGATTATGACAGGTTGGAGGATTTTGCCAACCATCACAAACTTATCAGGCAGATAATGGGGGTTGAGACGGCATTTGGAGAGGCGAAGGTTTTTTCGATGCAGAGCATCAAGGACAATATAAGATTGTTGGATGAGGAGACCCTCAGGCAGATAAATGAAGTGGTGATATCATCGGGGCATCAGTTGGTTAAAAAAAAGGACGAAGGACTGTGTATTAAGGTGGATACGTATGTGTTAGAGACGAATGTACACTTTCCGACCGATATGAATTTATTGTGGGATGCGGGACGCAAGAGTCTGGACATGATAGAGGATGCAATAGAGGAAGGCATCCTGGCGGGGAAAGGATGGCGCAAGAGCAAATATTGGAGGAGAGAGTTAAAAAAGCTGATGAGGATAAGCGCAAAGGCGTCAAGCAGCGGGGGGAAAAACAAGGAAGAGCATGTGAGGAGTTACTTGGAATTATCGAGGGGTTTGAGTGAAAAGATAGGAGCGAGTCTGTTAGCCATCTACGAAAAGGTGCTAACGACGAACCAGGTAGACAAGCATGCAGGGAAAATAGGGACACTGGAGTATTTTCACGGGATGTTGAATAAACAGATAGACCTGGTGGAGAGAAGGGTGATCCGGGATGAGGTAATACCGGCGGCAGAAAAGGTTCATTCGTTGTTTGAGCCGCATACGGAGTGGCTGTACAAAGGCAAGTCAAACAAAAGGGTAGAGTTGGGACATAATATTCTGGTAGCAAGCGATCAGTGGGGTTTCATCGTGGACCATGTGGTAGGAGAAAAACAGGCGGATGTATCGTTGGTAATTCCATTGGCAGATAGGTTGTTGAGCCGTTACGGAGAAGGCACAATAAAGAGTATAAGTTTTGATAAAGGTTTTTACAAGAAAGAGAATAAAGAGTTGCTGAGTTTGTATATACCAGAGGTAATCCTTCCCAAGAAGGGCAAGAAGAATAAGGCGGAACAGGAAGAGGAATCGGGTAAGACATTTAAGAAGCTAAGGCACAAGCACTCGGCGGTAGAATCGGATATCAATCGTTTGGAGCATCACGGCTTGGATAGGTGTCCGGACAAAGGGCTGCATGCCTTTAAAAGATATTGTGCAATGGGCGTGTTAGCTGCGAATTTGCACAAGCTGGGAAACGTGCTGCAGGAGAAGGCACGGAAGCAGTGCGAAAAGTTGCGAAAAGCCGCCTAA
- a CDS encoding IS1634 family transposase: MHIVENKSKSGKKIYRSILLRESYREGGKVRKRTIANLSNCTSREIEAIKLALSHKEDLTALGALSGSVELQEGMSVGAIWSVYQVAKELGIEEALGKDFQGRLALWQVMSRVINQGSRLSAVRLAHVHAAGDVLGMKRGFDENDLYDNLSWLSEQQARIERTLFEARRAGKKPKLFLYDVTSSYLEGEQNRFGEYGYNRDGKKGKKQIVIGMLCDEFGEPVSTEVFRGNTQDPKTFESQVKKTAERFGCTGVTMVGDRGMIKTMQIECLPEGFHYITAITKPQIESLIKQGILQLGLFEEKLCEIKSEGVRYILRRNPIRAEEMAKTRMSKLQSMERYVEKRNGYLREHPKASVLKALGAAKEKLGKLKLEGWVQIKDEAGALKIENNEEAFKEESYLDGCYVIKTDLKEGDADADLVHDRYKDLSEVEKVFRGCKTVNLEVRPVYVRKEESTKGHVFVVMLAYLIIRRLRDAWKSFDLTVEEGLKQLTTICSVEVKVKGQKAHCQKIPRPRQQSRELLEALQVKLPEALPSRNLQVVTRKKLTRQQISQ; the protein is encoded by the coding sequence ATGCATATTGTGGAAAATAAATCAAAATCCGGCAAAAAAATCTATCGCTCCATTCTTTTGCGGGAATCGTATCGGGAAGGCGGAAAGGTCAGGAAGCGTACCATTGCAAATCTGTCGAACTGCACATCGCGGGAGATAGAAGCGATAAAGCTTGCCCTCAGCCATAAAGAGGATCTCACTGCATTGGGGGCATTGTCAGGATCGGTGGAACTCCAGGAGGGGATGTCCGTGGGGGCGATCTGGAGTGTGTACCAGGTGGCAAAGGAATTAGGGATAGAGGAGGCGTTGGGGAAGGATTTTCAAGGGAGACTGGCGCTGTGGCAGGTAATGTCGCGGGTGATAAATCAGGGGTCAAGACTCTCGGCGGTGCGGCTGGCGCATGTGCATGCAGCGGGTGATGTGCTGGGTATGAAGCGGGGGTTCGACGAGAATGATCTCTACGATAATTTATCGTGGTTATCGGAGCAACAGGCGAGGATAGAGCGAACGTTGTTTGAGGCAAGACGGGCAGGCAAGAAGCCGAAGCTGTTTCTGTATGACGTGACGAGCAGTTATCTGGAGGGGGAGCAGAATCGTTTTGGTGAGTACGGGTATAATCGTGACGGCAAGAAGGGGAAGAAGCAGATCGTGATTGGTATGCTGTGTGATGAATTTGGGGAGCCGGTGTCCACGGAGGTTTTTCGGGGCAATACTCAGGACCCAAAGACCTTTGAGTCTCAGGTAAAGAAGACGGCAGAACGGTTTGGGTGCACCGGGGTGACCATGGTAGGTGATCGGGGGATGATCAAGACGATGCAAATCGAATGTTTACCGGAGGGGTTTCATTACATAACGGCGATAACCAAGCCGCAGATCGAGTCGTTGATAAAACAAGGGATTCTGCAGTTAGGGTTGTTTGAAGAAAAGCTCTGCGAGATAAAGAGTGAGGGGGTTCGGTATATTCTGAGACGCAATCCGATAAGGGCAGAAGAGATGGCGAAGACTCGCATGTCAAAATTACAGAGTATGGAGAGATATGTCGAGAAGAGGAATGGTTATTTGAGAGAACATCCGAAGGCATCGGTATTGAAGGCGCTGGGGGCAGCGAAGGAGAAGCTCGGGAAGCTGAAGCTTGAGGGGTGGGTGCAGATAAAAGACGAGGCCGGGGCGCTGAAGATTGAGAACAATGAAGAAGCATTCAAGGAAGAATCGTATCTTGATGGATGTTATGTAATCAAGACCGATCTGAAGGAGGGCGATGCGGATGCCGATCTGGTGCACGACCGGTACAAGGACTTGTCAGAGGTGGAGAAGGTGTTTCGGGGGTGCAAGACGGTGAATCTTGAGGTTCGTCCTGTATACGTGAGGAAAGAAGAGAGTACAAAAGGGCATGTGTTTGTGGTAATGCTTGCGTACCTGATAATCCGAAGGTTACGTGATGCGTGGAAGAGTTTTGATCTGACGGTAGAGGAAGGACTCAAACAATTGACTACCATTTGTTCCGTGGAAGTGAAGGTGAAGGGTCAAAAGGCGCATTGCCAGAAGATACCACGTCCACGGCAACAATCACGTGAATTGTTAGAGGCATTGCAGGTAAAGCTGCCGGAGGCATTGCCAAGCCGGAACCTACAGGTAGTCACAAGAAAAAAACTTACCAGGCAACAAATAAGCCAGTAA
- a CDS encoding transposase codes for MDMWKAFEKSTRENASQSAILYDKFHVIRHLGEALGTVRKMEYVRLSGKDRSYIKGQKYTLLSNRENLTLDGRKALKKLLTANKRLCVKADVHLKAKNKKAAKALILLAYLLPGKFFSCDYL; via the coding sequence ATGGATATGTGGAAGGCATTTGAGAAGTCAACGAGAGAGAATGCGTCCCAATCTGCTATTCTCTATGACAAGTTTCATGTGATAAGACATTTGGGTGAGGCGTTGGGCACAGTGAGGAAGATGGAATATGTGCGGCTTTCTGGTAAAGACCGTTCCTATATCAAAGGGCAGAAATATACGCTTTTATCGAACAGAGAGAATCTTACCCTTGATGGACGCAAGGCGTTAAAGAAGCTGCTTACGGCAAACAAACGGCTATGTGTTAAAGCGGATGTTCACCTCAAGGCAAAAAACAAAAAGGCTGCGAAAGCCTTAATTTTACTGGCTTATTTGTTGCCTGGTAAGTTTTTTTCTTGTGACTACCTGTAG
- a CDS encoding IS630 family transposase, with translation MKDDGRKLSREVLESYRIRAITLRDKMHYSVKEIGEIFGIKYESVSRWFSQYRRGGIEALKERKAKGKARIVNADDLRWLQSVLQNVATKYGFSTPLWTGTYVRILFRRERKVNLDRSTIWRYLVRLGLSFQKPEKRYSQQDMDLVKTWISKEWPEIQKWAQKNRAIIYFEDESGVSLAPVIGKTWAPIGETPVVRVTGKRGGVLAMSAISPSGRMCFRLEKRKVNAQVLMEFLNQISVQHPRRKVAVIMDQAPCHVAKRIKALNEGSSKLRVFHLPPYSPDLNPDEKVWRHMKHVTLKNHQAQDKKQLGRLVIGALRKIQKNPELTKKFFENYLT, from the coding sequence ATGAAAGATGACGGAAGGAAGCTGTCAAGGGAGGTATTGGAGTCTTATCGAATCCGGGCGATCACGCTCAGGGATAAGATGCATTATTCCGTTAAAGAAATAGGCGAGATATTTGGCATTAAGTATGAAAGTGTCTCAAGGTGGTTCTCTCAATACCGTCGTGGTGGTATAGAGGCGCTTAAGGAACGCAAAGCAAAGGGCAAGGCGCGAATTGTAAATGCGGATGATTTAAGATGGTTGCAAAGTGTTTTGCAGAATGTCGCGACAAAATATGGTTTTTCGACTCCGCTGTGGACCGGAACATATGTTAGAATTCTTTTCCGGCGAGAACGAAAAGTGAATTTGGATCGCAGCACAATATGGCGATATCTGGTTCGGTTGGGTTTGAGTTTTCAAAAGCCGGAAAAACGTTATTCACAGCAAGACATGGATTTGGTAAAGACATGGATTAGCAAGGAGTGGCCTGAAATTCAGAAGTGGGCTCAGAAAAACCGGGCTATTATCTATTTTGAGGATGAGTCGGGCGTTTCCCTTGCGCCTGTTATTGGAAAAACATGGGCTCCGATAGGAGAAACCCCCGTTGTGCGTGTGACCGGGAAACGGGGCGGCGTTTTGGCCATGTCGGCGATTTCGCCATCTGGCAGGATGTGTTTCCGTCTGGAGAAACGAAAAGTTAACGCCCAGGTTCTTATGGAATTTCTGAATCAAATTAGCGTGCAACATCCGCGGCGTAAGGTGGCGGTGATCATGGACCAAGCGCCTTGCCATGTTGCCAAAAGAATTAAAGCATTGAATGAGGGGTCATCGAAGCTACGCGTATTCCATCTGCCGCCGTATTCACCGGATCTGAATCCGGATGAAAAAGTTTGGCGGCATATGAAGCATGTCACGCTAAAGAATCACCAGGCACAGGACAAAAAACAACTTGGACGTTTAGTCATTGGAGCGCTTAGAAAAATACAGAAGAACCCTGAATTGACCAAGAAATTCTTTGAGAATTATTTAACATAA
- the rnr gene encoding ribonuclease R — MINSIDILRFVRSKKYRPMTAAELADYFEIDDVEYRRFCDLLHDMEFSGEIVKIKQKQYADPEAVHLTVGTLECNPRGFGFVIPVREGGGEDIYISEADMGSAMHGDLVVVRLSAKPKSHQRRREKGKSASGQVVNILKRVNELVVGTFEKTKQLRFVAPDDPRLSRDIYVAEDVSHGAQSGDKVLVRITEWPSRHLNPEGEITEVLGKEGDPRVDLLSIIYQFRLPHTFGQRVLKEAKNVSRAVSEKDIQDRLDLRTSLIITIDPDDAKDFDDAVSLEKDTNGDWHLGVHVADVSYYVKPDTAIDKDARHRGTSIYLPGEVIPMLPEILSNNICSLREGEDRLTKSVFMTLDRKGFLVRAEIRLSVINVTKRLTYNQATAILKDQRDVPVSDEAAEMLRDMAQLAEALFKNRLGRGALELDLPEISVKLDENGYIRDVEKVERDISHKLIEEFMLLANESVATFMFEKKMPLLCRIHPEPEEDDMREFAEFVRGLKHTRIDPFKSSHLQSLLDKVRGRPEAYTVNLVLLKSMKQAVYAAGEGRHFALALDHYTHFTSPIRRYPDLLVHRLLDQYFSRELSSPSVRDAWMTCLPEWAGHCSMTERRADEVEREITKLKLLRFLEHEVGKIFEGVITGVQEFGFFVQLNKYLLEGLVHIRTLSDDIYQVDKKTMALVGARSRKMYRIGEVVRVKIYKIDFLKREIDFIHCGNKEERGKQKKARKAAEADDDL, encoded by the coding sequence ATGATCAATTCCATTGATATCCTCAGATTCGTCCGCAGTAAAAAATACCGCCCCATGACGGCCGCCGAGCTGGCAGATTATTTTGAGATCGACGACGTGGAATACCGGCGTTTCTGCGACCTTTTACATGACATGGAGTTTTCCGGAGAAATCGTAAAGATCAAGCAAAAACAATACGCCGATCCGGAAGCGGTTCATTTAACCGTGGGCACCCTGGAATGCAATCCGCGGGGCTTTGGTTTTGTTATCCCCGTCAGAGAAGGCGGGGGTGAAGATATTTATATCAGTGAGGCAGACATGGGGTCCGCCATGCATGGCGACCTCGTGGTGGTGCGACTCTCCGCAAAACCCAAAAGCCACCAAAGGAGGAGAGAGAAGGGGAAAAGCGCATCAGGTCAGGTCGTCAACATCCTGAAGCGCGTGAACGAACTCGTCGTGGGCACCTTTGAAAAAACAAAACAACTGCGCTTTGTCGCCCCTGACGACCCCAGATTATCCAGAGACATTTACGTTGCAGAGGATGTTTCTCACGGTGCGCAATCCGGCGACAAGGTGCTCGTTCGTATCACGGAATGGCCGTCACGCCATCTCAACCCGGAGGGAGAGATTACAGAAGTCTTAGGAAAGGAAGGAGACCCCAGGGTTGACCTCCTTTCCATTATTTATCAATTCAGGCTGCCGCACACCTTTGGCCAAAGAGTACTCAAAGAAGCGAAAAACGTCTCTCGTGCCGTTTCAGAAAAGGACATCCAGGACCGGCTCGACCTGCGCACCAGTCTCATCATCACCATTGATCCGGACGATGCCAAGGATTTTGATGACGCAGTGTCCCTCGAAAAGGATACAAACGGAGACTGGCATCTGGGCGTACACGTTGCTGACGTCTCCTATTATGTAAAACCTGATACCGCCATTGACAAGGACGCCCGCCATCGGGGAACCAGCATTTACCTTCCCGGCGAGGTTATCCCCATGTTGCCGGAAATATTGTCAAATAATATCTGCAGCCTCAGAGAAGGGGAAGACCGGCTTACCAAGAGCGTTTTTATGACCCTTGACCGCAAAGGGTTCCTTGTCAGGGCAGAGATCAGACTTTCGGTTATTAACGTAACGAAACGGTTGACCTATAACCAGGCCACCGCCATCCTCAAGGACCAAAGAGACGTGCCGGTCTCTGACGAAGCGGCAGAGATGTTGCGAGATATGGCACAGCTCGCCGAAGCGCTTTTTAAGAACCGGCTGGGACGGGGCGCCCTGGAACTCGATCTTCCTGAAATTTCTGTGAAATTGGATGAAAACGGCTACATCAGGGATGTAGAAAAGGTCGAAAGGGATATTTCGCATAAGTTGATAGAGGAGTTTATGCTCCTGGCCAACGAATCGGTGGCAACGTTTATGTTTGAGAAAAAGATGCCGCTCTTGTGCCGCATCCATCCGGAGCCGGAGGAAGACGACATGCGGGAATTCGCGGAGTTTGTCCGCGGACTGAAACACACCCGGATCGACCCCTTTAAAAGCAGTCACCTGCAATCGCTGCTCGATAAGGTGCGCGGAAGGCCAGAGGCATATACCGTGAACCTAGTGCTCCTGAAATCGATGAAACAGGCCGTTTATGCGGCAGGCGAAGGGCGGCACTTCGCCCTTGCGCTGGATCACTATACCCACTTCACCTCCCCCATCCGCCGCTACCCGGACCTGCTTGTCCACAGGCTTCTCGATCAGTATTTTTCCAGAGAATTGTCATCCCCTTCAGTGAGGGATGCGTGGATGACCTGTTTGCCGGAATGGGCCGGACATTGCTCCATGACCGAACGCAGGGCTGATGAGGTTGAACGTGAAATTACCAAACTGAAATTACTCCGGTTCCTTGAACACGAGGTTGGAAAAATCTTCGAAGGGGTCATTACCGGCGTTCAGGAATTCGGCTTCTTCGTTCAATTAAACAAGTACCTGCTGGAAGGACTTGTCCACATCCGCACCCTGTCGGATGATATCTATCAGGTAGACAAAAAGACCATGGCGCTTGTCGGCGCCCGCAGCAGGAAAATGTACCGGATTGGCGAGGTGGTACGGGTAAAAATTTATAAGATCGACTTCTTAAAAAGGGAAATTGATTTCATCCACTGCGGCAATAAAGAGGAAAGAGGGAAACAGAAAAAGGCGCGGAAGGCAGCGGAAGCAGACGATGACCTATAA
- a CDS encoding IS4 family transposase encodes MVKESASAARAVKEASGVDWVSVGDREADICELFELASHEEVSFLVRSFHNRRVCEDTKVWEVVDREAPVGRMRVFVKEKDKRERVAELEIRFREVRIRHPKKEKEEVRLWAIRAKEVSPPKGEEGLDWKLLTNREVRDFEQACEKVQWYTVRFRIEVFHKILKRGRRSEDRRLGSLDRLERCLTIDMITAWRLMYLTMLGRETPEVASDLLFSEQEVEVLKLIKYRGEYAANKGRSLSLREAILIIAPLGGFVKGKGREPGVEVMWRGIRRLADILIGVSLTTSIPQFDSG; translated from the coding sequence GTGGTTAAGGAGTCTGCAAGCGCAGCCAGAGCCGTGAAAGAGGCGTCCGGAGTGGACTGGGTGAGTGTGGGGGATAGGGAAGCGGATATCTGTGAATTATTTGAACTGGCAAGCCACGAGGAGGTTTCATTCTTAGTGCGCTCTTTTCACAACAGGAGGGTGTGTGAGGATACCAAGGTATGGGAAGTCGTGGACAGAGAGGCGCCTGTTGGTAGGATGAGGGTGTTTGTCAAAGAGAAAGACAAGAGAGAAAGAGTGGCGGAGTTAGAGATACGGTTTCGGGAAGTCAGGATAAGGCATCCCAAAAAGGAGAAAGAGGAGGTAAGGCTGTGGGCAATACGAGCGAAAGAGGTATCGCCACCGAAGGGAGAAGAGGGGCTTGACTGGAAATTGTTAACCAATAGAGAAGTCAGGGACTTTGAGCAGGCGTGTGAAAAGGTGCAGTGGTATACGGTACGATTTCGGATAGAGGTGTTTCACAAGATATTAAAGAGGGGCCGCAGGAGTGAGGACCGGAGGCTGGGGAGTTTGGATAGGCTGGAGAGGTGCTTAACCATTGATATGATTACAGCATGGCGGTTGATGTATTTAACCATGCTAGGCAGAGAGACACCGGAGGTTGCAAGTGATTTGCTTTTTAGTGAGCAGGAAGTAGAAGTTTTGAAACTGATCAAATACCGTGGAGAATATGCTGCAAATAAGGGTAGGAGTTTGTCATTGCGTGAGGCAATTCTTATTATTGCACCGCTTGGTGGATTTGTAAAGGGCAAAGGCAGGGAGCCTGGTGTGGAAGTAATGTGGCGGGGAATACGCAGGCTTGCTGATATTTTGATAGGTGTTTCTCTGACAACGAGTATCCCTCAATTTGATTCTGGTTAA
- a CDS encoding DUF4338 domain-containing protein, with translation MIPKVSQSEEIEYRGYTCERRCQEYELWQLGEIGLVLVRGKNDPNYSIWKELLAEHHYLHSAKLYGQQIKYLVKSSEAGWIGAISFSSSAWRVKVRDERLGWDEEERKSGLRKVVSNSRFLIVPWLRVKNLASHVMSKALRRLRSDWEEAYKAVPVLVESYVEKERYEGTCYKASNWEYLGETQGRGRNDRYHEKRLSRKHVFVYELEEGILEAGRQERGCEDWVEEEFQGVRLANRAKKKRVMSIVRDFFASPASPIPMACNTEAKLKGAYRFFGDEGVKPADILDAHIQQTLKRAGEHKVVLSVNDTTSMNLSGHEATEGLGCLSTKQGEDGYFLHDTVVFTTTGIPLGVLDAQTWARDPDEHGKKAKRKQKPIEEKESYKWLRSLQAQPEP, from the coding sequence ATGATACCAAAAGTAAGCCAGAGCGAAGAAATTGAATATAGGGGATATACATGCGAAAGGAGATGCCAGGAGTACGAGCTGTGGCAATTGGGAGAGATCGGGTTAGTATTGGTAAGAGGGAAAAATGATCCCAACTATAGTATTTGGAAAGAGCTGTTGGCGGAGCATCATTATTTGCATTCAGCGAAGTTGTATGGACAGCAGATAAAATATTTGGTAAAGAGTTCAGAGGCAGGGTGGATAGGAGCGATATCGTTTTCATCATCGGCATGGCGAGTAAAGGTGCGAGATGAGCGATTAGGATGGGATGAAGAGGAGAGGAAGAGTGGTTTAAGGAAAGTGGTAAGCAACAGTCGATTTTTGATAGTGCCGTGGTTGCGGGTGAAGAACCTTGCATCGCATGTGATGTCAAAGGCGCTCAGGAGGCTGCGTAGTGATTGGGAAGAAGCGTATAAGGCGGTGCCCGTCCTGGTGGAGAGCTATGTGGAGAAGGAGCGTTATGAGGGGACATGTTATAAGGCGTCGAATTGGGAGTATTTGGGGGAGACGCAAGGGCGAGGGAGGAACGACAGATATCATGAGAAGAGACTTTCAAGGAAACATGTGTTTGTCTATGAGTTAGAAGAGGGGATATTGGAAGCAGGAAGGCAAGAGAGAGGATGCGAGGATTGGGTGGAGGAAGAATTTCAGGGGGTAAGGCTTGCCAACCGAGCGAAGAAAAAAAGGGTAATGAGTATCGTGCGGGATTTTTTTGCAAGTCCGGCATCACCGATACCCATGGCATGTAACACGGAGGCGAAGTTGAAGGGGGCATACCGATTTTTTGGGGATGAGGGGGTAAAGCCGGCGGATATATTAGATGCGCATATACAGCAGACCCTCAAGAGGGCCGGAGAGCATAAGGTGGTCCTTTCGGTAAATGATACGACGAGCATGAATTTGTCTGGCCATGAAGCGACAGAGGGACTAGGGTGTTTGTCAACGAAGCAAGGGGAGGATGGGTATTTTCTGCACGATACGGTGGTCTTTACCACGACCGGGATACCTTTGGGGGTATTAGATGCGCAGACATGGGCAAGAGACCCTGATGAACACGGGAAGAAGGCAAAGAGAAAGCAAAAGCCGATCGAGGAGAAGGAGAGTTATAAGTGGTTAAGGAGTCTGCAAGCGCAGCCAGAGCCGTGA
- a CDS encoding HD domain-containing protein yields MPKKYISSLKTGEVVEDVFLVLKKEVKETREKKPYLNLQLADKTGSLEARKWDAAPHLCNSFHKDAFIKIKGVVETFNNTLQIRVNEISPVAEECVQMSDFVPSTEKDVSAMMSELRQIIKTIRDPYLSKLLDAFFTEESFCKVFSTAPAATQYHHAYLGGLLEHILSVARLAVSFSNLYPMIKRDLLLTGVILHDIGKTRELSYERSFHYTDEGQLTGHLISGVLMIYEKAQKIDGFPSDLLNVLFHLILSHHGEYEWGSPVKPGTPEAIALHHLDNLDAKVYAATKAITEHKDTSSSWTDYVKMFERRLYKK; encoded by the coding sequence ATGCCTAAAAAATATATCTCCAGTCTGAAAACCGGCGAGGTTGTCGAAGACGTGTTTCTTGTTTTAAAAAAGGAAGTCAAGGAAACACGGGAAAAAAAGCCGTATCTCAACCTGCAACTGGCCGACAAAACCGGTTCCCTGGAGGCCAGGAAATGGGATGCGGCGCCGCACCTGTGCAACAGCTTTCATAAAGATGCGTTTATAAAAATTAAAGGCGTGGTCGAGACCTTCAATAATACCCTGCAAATCCGCGTTAACGAAATCTCCCCTGTTGCAGAAGAGTGCGTCCAGATGAGCGATTTCGTGCCCAGCACGGAAAAAGACGTTTCCGCGATGATGAGCGAACTCAGGCAGATCATCAAGACCATCCGGGACCCCTATCTTTCAAAGCTCCTGGATGCATTTTTTACTGAAGAATCCTTTTGCAAGGTGTTTTCCACGGCGCCGGCCGCCACCCAATATCATCACGCCTATCTGGGAGGCTTATTGGAGCATATCCTTTCCGTCGCCAGGCTGGCGGTCAGCTTTTCGAATCTGTACCCCATGATAAAACGAGATTTACTGCTCACGGGGGTTATTTTGCACGATATCGGGAAAACACGGGAACTGTCCTACGAGCGGAGTTTTCACTATACCGATGAAGGACAGCTTACCGGACACCTCATCTCAGGGGTGCTGATGATCTATGAAAAGGCGCAAAAGATCGACGGGTTTCCATCCGATCTCCTCAACGTCCTCTTTCATCTTATCCTGAGTCATCACGGGGAGTACGAGTGGGGTTCGCCGGTAAAGCCGGGCACGCCCGAGGCCATCGCCCTGCACCACCTGGACAATCTGGATGCCAAGGTATATGCGGCAACAAAAGCGATAACCGAGCACAAAGACACCAGCAGTTCGTGGACAGATTACGTGAAGATGTTTGAACGGAGATTGTATAAAAAATAA